Proteins encoded within one genomic window of Paraglaciecola psychrophila 170:
- a CDS encoding ATP-binding cassette domain-containing protein has protein sequence MANQLQFSRATKDQLKTLSKGNQQKVQLISTIVHRPKIVFLDEPFSGLDPVNQEKVISFLQLLRQQSTTIIPAPNKCL, from the coding sequence GTGGCTAACCAGCTTCAATTTAGCAGAGCGACAAAAGACCAACTGAAAACCCTATCTAAAGGTAATCAACAAAAGGTGCAATTGATAAGTACCATCGTTCACCGACCTAAAATCGTATTTCTTGATGAACCTTTCTCTGGTTTAGACCCCGTTAACCAGGAAAAAGTCATATCATTTCTGCAGTTGTTAAGACAACAAAGTACCACCATTATTCCAGCGCCCAACAAATGTCTTTAG
- a CDS encoding 5'-methylthioadenosine/S-adenosylhomocysteine nucleosidase family protein, with the protein MFKKVSIHLFVIFSLLLIIHNTFAKDNSAYGPKEFSDENKWTAIVAAYAPEIKAIDEAFSQLADAQINETMIIKGVKYQLGSYKGEPVVIFTTGISVPNAAMTMQMALDYFPIDRVVMMGIAGAVNPDFQPGDISVPERWYFHDESVYVNPDPKKAGSFVLPDYYESALERYKERRRQDPHSPAYENFGFIHPEEMTIVKQGWDKPKQMPYFSATPELVELAKKAVKAVSPINMPSGKPIQIKVGGNGVTGSVFLDNAEYRNWLQRVYNAQVTEMESAAVGQVCFVNDVDWVIIRSISDLAGGQHGKNVENVFDGIASGTGTKLMIGLLDQIVATQLAQ; encoded by the coding sequence ATGTTTAAAAAAGTCAGTATCCATTTATTTGTTATTTTTAGCCTCTTATTAATTATTCACAATACTTTTGCAAAAGATAATAGCGCTTACGGGCCAAAAGAATTTTCAGATGAAAATAAATGGACCGCGATTGTTGCCGCCTACGCCCCAGAAATTAAAGCTATTGATGAAGCGTTCAGTCAACTGGCGGATGCTCAAATTAATGAAACAATGATTATCAAGGGGGTCAAATACCAACTGGGTTCTTACAAAGGAGAGCCTGTGGTGATATTTACTACAGGTATAAGTGTACCTAATGCGGCTATGACTATGCAGATGGCATTGGATTATTTCCCTATAGACCGAGTGGTAATGATGGGTATAGCTGGTGCAGTTAATCCTGATTTTCAACCCGGTGACATCTCCGTACCAGAGCGTTGGTACTTCCATGATGAATCCGTCTATGTCAATCCTGATCCTAAAAAAGCCGGTAGTTTTGTATTACCTGATTATTATGAAAGTGCACTTGAAAGATACAAAGAAAGGCGCAGGCAAGATCCCCATTCACCCGCTTATGAAAACTTTGGCTTCATTCATCCAGAAGAAATGACGATAGTTAAACAAGGCTGGGATAAGCCTAAACAAATGCCCTACTTTAGCGCCACACCTGAATTAGTCGAGTTGGCTAAAAAAGCAGTCAAAGCGGTGAGTCCTATTAATATGCCTTCCGGAAAACCTATTCAAATCAAAGTAGGCGGTAATGGTGTCACAGGCTCAGTGTTTCTTGATAACGCCGAGTACCGCAATTGGTTACAACGCGTGTACAACGCTCAAGTTACTGAAATGGAATCAGCTGCTGTTGGGCAAGTCTGTTTTGTTAATGACGTAGATTGGGTAATTATTCGATCTATTAGTGATTTAGCGGGCGGACAACACGGCAAAAATGTTGAAAATGTGTTTGATGGTATTGCTTCAGGTACCGGTACAAAATTAATGATTGGTCTACTTGATCAAATTGTTGCAACACAATTAGCCCAATAA
- a CDS encoding ATP-binding cassette domain-containing protein translates to MDDLSFEVKSGEIFALLGPNGAGKSSTICMLIDLTYTDTGMKFANIEGQKIPKLVSGDIGYLPEERWIY, encoded by the coding sequence GTGGATGATTTATCTTTTGAAGTTAAATCGGGAGAAATTTTCGCTTTGCTTGGGCCAAATGGTGCAGGTAAATCGTCCACAATTTGTATGTTAATCGACTTAACTTACACTGATACTGGAATGAAGTTTGCAAATATTGAAGGACAAAAGATACCCAAATTAGTCAGTGGCGACATTGGGTATTTACCCGAAGAACGATGGATATATTAA
- a CDS encoding CopD family protein, with protein MMLLWIKALHVFFMVAWMSGLFYLPRLMVYHAQTDIQEVKDQFKIMEKRLWYFVTPFALLTLVFGVWLINLYGKEWFVTSKWLHIKLILVTVLYAYHGYLFVLVRKFSKDENTHSSRFFRFLNEAPVLIVLAIIVLAIVKYF; from the coding sequence ATGATGTTACTTTGGATAAAAGCACTACACGTATTTTTTATGGTTGCTTGGATGTCAGGCTTGTTTTATTTGCCTAGACTGATGGTCTATCACGCACAGACAGATATACAGGAAGTGAAAGATCAGTTCAAAATAATGGAAAAGCGACTCTGGTATTTTGTTACACCTTTTGCCTTATTGACCTTAGTATTTGGGGTATGGTTAATCAATTTATATGGAAAAGAATGGTTTGTTACATCCAAATGGCTACATATTAAACTAATTTTAGTCACTGTGTTATATGCTTACCATGGCTACTTGTTTGTATTAGTAAGAAAATTTTCTAAAGATGAAAATACACATTCTTCACGCTTCTTCCGTTTTTTAAATGAAGCACCAGTTTTGATTGTTTTAGCTATTATCGTTCTAGCGATTGTAAAATATTTCTAA
- the folE gene encoding GTP cyclohydrolase I FolE yields MSDKLAGHYSDILSILGEDVSRGGLVDTPQRAAKAMQFLTDGYQKDLDGVVNGAIFEADTDEMVIIQDIEFYSLCEHHILPFIGRCHIAYLPNGKVLGLSKFARIVDMFARRLQIQEGLTKQIADAVQKVTGATGVGVIMEGKHMCMMMRGVQKQNSSMITSVMLGSMRTSDATRNEFLRLIGK; encoded by the coding sequence ATGTCAGATAAATTAGCCGGCCACTATTCAGATATCCTTTCAATCTTAGGGGAGGATGTTAGCCGCGGTGGATTAGTAGATACGCCCCAACGCGCGGCCAAAGCAATGCAATTTTTAACTGATGGTTATCAAAAAGATTTAGATGGCGTTGTAAATGGGGCTATTTTCGAAGCAGACACAGATGAAATGGTCATTATACAAGACATCGAGTTCTACTCATTGTGTGAACATCATATTTTACCTTTTATCGGACGTTGCCATATTGCCTACCTACCCAATGGCAAAGTGTTGGGGTTATCAAAGTTTGCTCGCATTGTTGATATGTTCGCTAGACGTTTACAAATCCAAGAAGGGTTAACCAAACAAATTGCCGATGCCGTGCAAAAAGTGACTGGCGCTACAGGTGTAGGGGTGATTATGGAAGGTAAACACATGTGTATGATGATGCGCGGTGTACAAAAGCAGAATTCTTCTATGATAACTTCAGTGATGTTAGGCTCTATGCGCACATCTGATGCCACCCGTAATGAATTTTTGCGCTTAATCGGTAAATAA